In Tiliqua scincoides isolate rTilSci1 chromosome 1, rTilSci1.hap2, whole genome shotgun sequence, the following are encoded in one genomic region:
- the LOC136654271 gene encoding olfactory receptor 8U3-like has protein sequence MAGINHTTTTVKEFILFGITDRSDLKAPLFVVFLLNYVITVMGNLGIIILIRTNAHLHTPMYFFLSHLAFVDLCYSSVIAPKMLANFLAAEKTISYHSCAAQLGCFLTFMITECFLLAVMAYDRYVAICNPLLYQTLMSQRVCIQLVAAPYIYSFCVALFHTIVTFRLSFCSANVINHFYCDDLPLLALSCSDTSTKQILIYAFAGFDMICSLLIVLISYIFILSAILRIRSTQGRLKAFSTCASHLTAVTIFYGTLIFMYLQPSTNHSLATDKIASVFYTLVIPMLNPLIYSLRNQEVKDALKRTAEKIMIVLR, from the coding sequence ATGGCAGGTATCAATCACACCACAACCACAGTGAAGGAATTCATTCTGTTTGGAATCACTGACCGCTCAGACCTGAAGGCTCCCCTCTTCGTAGTCTTCCTCCTGAACTATGTGATCACTGTGATGGGAAATCTGGGGATCATCATTTTAATCAGGACCAATGCCCACCTCcatacccccatgtacttctttctcAGCCACTTGGCTTTTGTGGACCTTTGCTATTCCTCTGTCATTGCCCCTAAGATGCtggcaaactttttagcagctgAGAAAACAATTTCATACCATTCATGTGCAGCACAGTTGGGTTGCTTCTTGACTTTCATGATCACGGAGTGTTTCCTGCTGGCAGTAATGGCATACGACCGGTACGTGGCCATCTGTAACCCTCTGCTTTATCAAACTCTTATGTCCCAAAGAGTTTGCATCCAGTTGGTTGCTGCACCTTATATCTACAGTTTTTGCGTCGCTCTGTTCCATACAATAGTTACTTTTCGTCTGTCCTTCTGTTCTGCTAATGTGATTAACCATTTCTACTGTGATGACCTCCCACTTTTAGCACTTTCCTGTTCTGACACAAGCACCAAGCAGATACTGATTTATGCTTTTGCTGGTTTTGATATGATATGCTCCCTTCTCATTGTTCTCATCTCCTACATTTTCATCCTCTCTGCCATCCTGAGAATCCGCTCTACTCAAGGCCGACTCAAAGCCTTCTCCACATGTGCTTCTCACCTGACTGCTGTCACCATCTTCTATGGGACTCTAATCTTTATGTATTTGCAACCTAGTACAAATCATTCTCTAGCAACGGATAAAATAGCCTCTGTGTTCTACACACTGGTGATCCCTATGCTGAATCCTCTGATCTACAGCCTGAGAAACCAGGAAGTGAAGGATGCTCTGAAGAGAACAGCGGAGAAAATTATGATTGTTCTCCGATGA